One genomic region from Enterobacter hormaechei ATCC 49162 encodes:
- a CDS encoding EAL domain-containing protein, producing the protein MRTRHLVNLVTGVLIFSVLVPVCLSIWLAHRQAEDKFVDALDIFASRVLVRTDRVVSQAKQALTHMQTFDAPPCSPLHLREMRRVAFSWRYIQEVMYIESTKPLCSSLEQSSNTATLPPPMRITGDGYRAWLTSQNDLGIHRYMVVMGKGHYLVMIDPASLVDVVPFGDISMDAALVGSSTHRIFAHSNPPDPHILTRVSDKQDISSLQYNGSMYIFKPVPELGFTVIAWASLKPLAESWHQQLIIWLPAGILISLVAALIVLRILRRLLSPRHRLIDAINNREIEVHYQPIVALCSGKLVGAEALMRWPQPDGTNLSPDLFVPLAEQTGLISTLTQLVVNEVFEDLGAWLHQHPEMHISVNLAPSDLTSPELPRLLSQLLNKWEVHPRQIALELTERGFADPAVSVPAIAAFRRAGHAIYIDDFGTGYSSLSYLQDLDVDTLKIDKSFVDALEYKHVTPHIIEMAKSLKLAMVAEGIETEGQIEWLHRHGVQYGQGWYFSKALPEADFILWAGHNLEKHIT; encoded by the coding sequence ATGCGAACCCGACATCTGGTCAACCTGGTAACAGGCGTATTGATCTTCTCAGTGCTGGTCCCTGTGTGCCTCAGTATCTGGCTGGCGCATCGTCAGGCAGAGGATAAATTTGTGGATGCACTGGACATCTTCGCGTCACGCGTCCTGGTACGCACCGACAGAGTCGTCTCCCAGGCAAAACAGGCGCTCACGCACATGCAAACATTCGATGCGCCCCCCTGTTCCCCCCTGCATTTACGCGAGATGCGTCGGGTCGCATTTTCGTGGCGCTATATCCAGGAAGTGATGTATATCGAGAGTACGAAGCCGCTCTGCTCTTCTCTGGAACAATCCAGTAATACGGCAACCTTACCCCCTCCTATGCGAATCACCGGGGATGGTTACCGCGCGTGGCTCACCTCGCAGAACGACCTTGGTATTCACCGCTATATGGTCGTTATGGGGAAAGGCCATTATCTGGTCATGATCGATCCGGCATCACTGGTGGATGTTGTTCCGTTCGGTGATATTTCGATGGACGCCGCGCTGGTGGGCAGTTCAACCCATCGTATATTCGCCCACAGCAATCCGCCCGATCCGCACATTCTTACCAGGGTGAGTGATAAGCAGGACATTTCAAGCCTCCAGTACAACGGCTCGATGTATATTTTTAAACCCGTACCCGAGCTTGGCTTTACGGTAATCGCCTGGGCGTCGTTGAAACCGCTGGCGGAATCCTGGCACCAACAGCTGATCATCTGGCTACCGGCTGGCATTCTGATAAGCCTGGTTGCTGCCCTTATTGTTCTGCGCATCCTCCGCCGGTTGTTATCCCCGCGTCACCGCCTGATCGACGCGATCAACAACCGGGAGATTGAGGTTCACTATCAGCCCATCGTGGCGCTGTGTAGTGGAAAACTGGTGGGTGCTGAAGCGCTGATGCGCTGGCCGCAGCCAGATGGCACTAACCTGTCGCCCGATCTCTTTGTTCCGCTGGCTGAGCAGACGGGGCTGATTTCAACGCTGACGCAACTGGTGGTGAATGAGGTGTTTGAGGATTTAGGCGCCTGGCTGCATCAGCATCCGGAAATGCACATCTCTGTCAATCTTGCGCCATCCGATTTAACGTCTCCCGAGCTGCCTCGCCTGCTGAGTCAATTGCTCAACAAATGGGAAGTTCACCCGCGCCAGATCGCCCTTGAATTAACCGAGCGCGGCTTTGCCGATCCCGCCGTCAGCGTGCCTGCCATCGCTGCGTTTCGCCGCGCCGGGCACGCTATCTACATCGATGATTTTGGTACGGGTTACTCCAGCCTGAGCTATTTGCAGGATCTGGATGTCGATACTCTGAAGATTGATAAATCCTTTGTGGACGCGCTGGAGTACAAGCACGTGACTCCCCACATCATCGAAATGGCCAAATCGCTTAAACTGGCGATGGTCGCTGAAGGCATTGAAACTGAAGGGCAGATTGAATGGTTGCATCGCCACGGCGTGCAGTACGGCCAGGGCTGGTATTTCAGCAAGGCGCTGCCTGAAGCGGATTTCATTCTCTGGGCCGGACACAACCTGGAGAAGCACATTACTTAA
- a CDS encoding metal-sensing transcriptional repressor, with protein MSHTVRDKKKLLTRLKKIQGQSTALEKMLNSDHECAEVLQQLAAIRGAVNGMMMQVIEGHLTDHVVKEPEEAQREADLGVVMQVIKSYLK; from the coding sequence ATGTCACACACGGTCCGTGATAAAAAGAAGTTATTGACCCGCCTGAAGAAAATTCAGGGGCAGAGCACTGCGCTGGAAAAAATGCTCAACAGCGATCATGAATGCGCCGAGGTGTTACAGCAGCTGGCGGCGATCAGGGGCGCGGTAAACGGCATGATGATGCAGGTGATTGAGGGACATTTAACCGATCACGTGGTGAAAGAGCCAGAGGAAGCGCAGCGCGAGGCCGATCTCGGGGTCGTGATGCAGGTGATCAAATCGTACCTTAAGTAA
- a CDS encoding nickel/cobalt efflux protein RcnA — MNDFSSLIQQGNAWLFVPSAILLGALHGLEPGHSKTMMAAFIVAIRGTLKQAVLLGLAATLSHTAVVWIIAMAGLWFGRGWDAHTSEPWFQLISGVLIVTIALWMAWRTWRESQPHHHHHDHHHHHDHAHHHDHSSPLVEEEWQDAHQRAHAQDINRRFKGREVTTGQIALFGLTGGLIPCPASITVLLICLQLKHFALGATLVFSFSIGLALTLVASGAIAALSMKHAAKRWPGFSAFSRKAPWISAALIALVGIYMGIHGVSGILG; from the coding sequence ATGAACGATTTTTCTTCTCTTATTCAGCAGGGCAACGCCTGGCTGTTTGTCCCCAGCGCCATCCTGCTTGGCGCGCTCCACGGCCTTGAACCAGGTCATTCAAAAACAATGATGGCGGCTTTCATCGTGGCGATCCGCGGTACGCTGAAACAGGCGGTATTGCTTGGGCTGGCCGCAACGCTGTCTCATACGGCGGTCGTCTGGATCATTGCGATGGCGGGATTATGGTTTGGTCGGGGATGGGATGCACATACGTCTGAGCCATGGTTTCAGCTGATCTCCGGGGTTCTGATCGTGACGATCGCCCTGTGGATGGCGTGGCGGACCTGGCGGGAGAGCCAGCCGCATCACCACCATCATGATCATCATCATCATCACGACCACGCGCATCATCATGACCACTCGTCTCCTCTGGTTGAAGAGGAGTGGCAGGATGCCCACCAGCGCGCACACGCCCAGGACATTAACCGACGCTTCAAGGGTAGAGAGGTCACTACCGGGCAAATCGCGTTATTCGGCCTGACCGGTGGGCTTATCCCCTGTCCGGCCTCCATTACCGTGCTGCTGATCTGCCTGCAACTGAAACATTTTGCGCTCGGCGCCACGCTGGTGTTCAGCTTCAGTATCGGACTGGCGCTCACACTCGTTGCTTCTGGCGCAATTGCCGCATTAAGCATGAAACACGCGGCGAAGCGCTGGCCCGGCTTTAGCGCCTTTTCGCGCAAGGCGCCGTGGATCTCCGCGGCACTGATCGCGCTCGTCGGGATTTATATGGGCATTCACGGCGTAAGCGGGATCCTGGGATAA
- a CDS encoding beta-galactosidase, whose amino-acid sequence MSSTLPLTLSALLARRDWENPGVTQWNRLAAHAPFHSWRDETVAREDKPSLSRRLLNGVWRFSFFPAPEQVPEAWVTDDLADAVEMPVPSNWQREGFDIPIYTNVTYPINVNPPYVPAENPTGCYSLTFEMDDAWLSGGQTRIIFDGVNSAFHLWCNGQWMGYSQDSRLPAEFDLSAVLRPGQNRLAVMVLRWCDGSYLEDQDMWRMSGIFRDVSLLHKPETRIADYQIVTDLNAECDRAVLRVDVALEGSRYAECEVAFTLWRNGEACARTTQQPGSAIVDERGRWAERLTVAMPVNNPALWSAETPECYRLTLSLRDVQGNVLETEACDVGFRRVDISNGLLKLNGKPLLIRGVNRHEHHPEKGQVMDEATMRRDIELMKQHNFNAVRCSHYPNHPLWYTLCDRYGLYVVDEANIETHGMVPMSRLADDPRWLPAMSERVTRMVQRDRNHPSIIIWSLGNESGHGANHDALYRWLKTTDPTRPVQYEGGGASTAATDIVCPMYARVDQDQPFPAVPKWSIKKWIGMPDETRPLILCEYAHAMGNSFGGFASYWQAFRSHPRLQGGFVWDWVDQALTKKAEDGTAFWAYGGDFGDTPNDRQFCLNGLVFPDRTPHPALYEAQRAQQFFTFTLVSTAPLVVEIQSDYLFRHTDNEHLQWSVARDGAVLASGEIALSVAPQGTQRVEIPLHELAAEPGEVWLNVEVVQPQATPWSPPGHRCAWDQWPLPAPLYLAPPKAGGIPPQLTVQDEVLDITHQQQRWQFSRLTGNLIQWWNGSAETLLSPLTDNFTRAPLDNDIGVSEATRIDPNAWGERWKAAGMYEMSARLLQCEAEQHAREVVVTTQHVWEHQGKALFISCKVWRIDDHGVLHGDVQVTVASDIPEPARVGLSVMLADIPETVRWLGLGPLENYPDRKLAAQQGRWALPLEEMHTPYIFPTENGLRCDTRELTFGSHQLQGQFHFSLSRYSQRQLHETTHQHLLREEAGCWLNLDAFHMGVGGDDSWSPSVAPAFILQNRQLRYTFSWQQNG is encoded by the coding sequence ATGTCTTCTACATTGCCGCTGACCCTCAGCGCACTTCTGGCCCGTCGTGACTGGGAAAACCCCGGCGTAACGCAGTGGAACCGTCTGGCCGCGCACGCGCCGTTTCATAGCTGGCGCGATGAAACCGTTGCCCGGGAGGATAAGCCTTCTCTGAGCAGGCGCTTGTTGAACGGTGTCTGGCGATTCAGCTTTTTCCCGGCGCCAGAGCAGGTTCCCGAGGCATGGGTCACGGACGATCTGGCGGATGCCGTTGAGATGCCTGTGCCATCGAACTGGCAGAGGGAAGGATTTGATATCCCCATTTATACCAACGTCACCTATCCGATAAATGTGAACCCGCCGTATGTTCCGGCTGAAAACCCAACCGGTTGTTACTCGCTCACATTTGAGATGGATGATGCCTGGCTGAGCGGCGGGCAAACCCGCATTATTTTTGACGGGGTGAATTCAGCTTTTCATCTGTGGTGTAACGGCCAGTGGATGGGCTATTCGCAGGACAGCCGTCTGCCCGCTGAGTTCGACCTCAGCGCCGTGCTGCGACCGGGGCAGAACCGCCTGGCGGTGATGGTGTTACGCTGGTGCGACGGAAGTTACCTGGAAGATCAGGACATGTGGCGGATGAGCGGCATTTTTCGTGACGTCTCGCTGTTGCACAAGCCGGAAACGCGGATTGCGGATTATCAGATCGTGACCGATCTGAATGCCGAATGCGATCGGGCGGTACTCAGGGTTGACGTTGCGCTGGAAGGATCACGCTACGCCGAATGCGAGGTGGCGTTTACCCTGTGGCGTAACGGCGAAGCCTGTGCGCGAACCACGCAACAACCCGGATCGGCCATTGTGGATGAACGTGGCCGTTGGGCGGAGCGGCTCACGGTGGCGATGCCCGTGAACAATCCCGCGCTGTGGAGCGCTGAAACACCGGAATGCTATCGGCTGACCCTGTCGCTTCGGGATGTGCAGGGCAACGTGCTGGAGACTGAAGCCTGCGATGTTGGCTTCAGACGCGTCGACATCAGCAACGGTCTGCTGAAGCTTAACGGCAAACCGCTGTTGATCCGCGGCGTGAACCGTCATGAACATCATCCTGAGAAGGGGCAGGTGATGGATGAGGCGACCATGCGCCGCGACATTGAACTGATGAAGCAGCATAACTTCAACGCCGTGCGCTGCTCGCATTATCCGAACCATCCTCTGTGGTACACGCTTTGCGATCGCTACGGCCTGTACGTGGTCGATGAGGCGAATATTGAAACCCATGGCATGGTGCCGATGAGCCGCCTGGCGGACGATCCGCGCTGGCTGCCTGCCATGAGCGAACGCGTAACGCGTATGGTGCAGCGGGACCGGAATCATCCGTCAATTATCATCTGGTCCCTGGGGAATGAGTCTGGTCATGGGGCGAACCACGATGCGCTGTACCGCTGGCTGAAAACCACCGATCCCACGCGGCCGGTGCAGTACGAAGGCGGCGGCGCCAGCACGGCGGCAACCGATATTGTCTGCCCGATGTATGCCCGCGTCGATCAGGATCAGCCGTTCCCGGCGGTGCCAAAGTGGTCGATTAAAAAGTGGATCGGCATGCCGGACGAAACCCGTCCGCTGATCCTGTGCGAGTATGCCCACGCGATGGGCAACAGCTTTGGCGGCTTTGCCAGCTACTGGCAGGCATTCCGTAGCCATCCCCGGTTGCAAGGCGGGTTTGTCTGGGACTGGGTCGATCAGGCGCTGACGAAAAAAGCGGAAGACGGCACGGCATTCTGGGCCTACGGCGGCGATTTTGGCGATACGCCTAACGATCGTCAGTTCTGCCTCAACGGGCTGGTGTTTCCCGATCGTACTCCGCACCCCGCCCTTTACGAGGCACAGCGTGCCCAGCAGTTCTTTACCTTTACGCTGGTGAGCACTGCTCCGCTGGTGGTCGAGATCCAGAGCGATTATCTGTTCCGTCATACTGATAACGAGCATCTGCAATGGTCGGTGGCGCGTGACGGTGCGGTATTGGCCTCTGGCGAAATAGCCCTTTCTGTGGCACCCCAGGGGACGCAGCGCGTTGAGATCCCGTTGCATGAACTTGCCGCTGAGCCGGGCGAAGTCTGGCTCAATGTGGAGGTTGTTCAGCCGCAGGCCACACCGTGGTCGCCACCCGGCCATCGTTGTGCCTGGGATCAGTGGCCGCTCCCGGCTCCGCTGTACCTTGCGCCACCGAAAGCAGGCGGGATCCCTCCGCAGCTAACGGTGCAGGACGAGGTGCTGGATATCACTCATCAGCAGCAGCGCTGGCAGTTTAGCCGTCTCACCGGCAACCTGATCCAGTGGTGGAATGGGAGCGCTGAAACGCTCCTTTCTCCGCTAACGGATAACTTTACCCGCGCCCCGCTGGACAATGACATTGGCGTCAGCGAGGCGACCCGCATCGATCCGAACGCGTGGGGGGAGCGCTGGAAAGCGGCGGGGATGTATGAGATGTCCGCGCGCCTCCTCCAGTGTGAAGCGGAGCAGCATGCCCGTGAGGTGGTGGTGACCACGCAGCACGTCTGGGAGCATCAGGGTAAAGCGCTGTTTATCAGCTGCAAGGTCTGGCGGATTGATGACCACGGTGTGCTGCACGGTGATGTGCAGGTGACGGTGGCGTCTGATATTCCTGAGCCCGCTCGCGTGGGCCTGAGCGTTATGCTGGCGGATATCCCGGAAACGGTGCGCTGGCTGGGGCTGGGTCCGCTGGAGAACTATCCGGACAGAAAACTGGCGGCGCAGCAGGGGCGATGGGCGTTACCGCTGGAAGAGATGCATACGCCGTATATCTTCCCGACGGAGAACGGTTTGCGCTGCGACACCCGCGAGCTGACGTTTGGCTCCCATCAGTTGCAGGGACAGTTCCATTTCTCACTGAGCCGTTATAGCCAGCGGCAGCTGCATGAGACAACGCATCAGCATTTGCTGCGGGAAGAGGCTGGCTGCTGGCTAAATCTTGACGCGTTTCACATGGGCGTAGGGGGGGACGACTCATGGAGCCCGAGCGTGGCCCCGGCCTTCATTCTGCAAAACCGCCAGCTGCGCTACACGTTTAGCTGGCAGCAGAACGGCTGA
- a CDS encoding LacI family DNA-binding transcriptional regulator, giving the protein MKAITLYDVARVAGVSYQTVSRVINDAEHVSARTREKVRQAMAALHYVPNRGAQQLAGKRTRTLGLMTSDLALHAPSQIASAVKSRAGERGASVLISMVEQPAQWQAALQELLAQRVEALLVNVPLEDTQAEMLQEMASPIPVLFLDVSPSARVNSLVFNAEQGAGLGAEHLLSLGHQRIALLAGPESSVSARARLAGWKTTLAEAGVEAFAVVQGDWSAASGYEKGHQLLAGAELPEAILVANDQMALGVIRACAEKGVAVPGQISVVGFDDTADSAWFSPPLTTVRQAFREAGERSVEWLMAPAHHEERRQEQLPVTLIVRHSTAPRAAQQADREDLAQQLRTLALLAEKLARR; this is encoded by the coding sequence ATGAAAGCGATCACTCTTTATGACGTTGCCCGCGTGGCGGGCGTTTCTTATCAGACCGTTTCCCGGGTGATTAACGACGCGGAACACGTTTCTGCCCGCACGCGGGAAAAGGTCCGGCAGGCCATGGCGGCGCTACACTATGTGCCTAACCGTGGCGCGCAGCAGCTGGCCGGGAAACGCACCCGCACGCTGGGGCTGATGACCAGCGATCTGGCGCTGCATGCGCCGTCGCAAATCGCTTCAGCTGTAAAATCCCGGGCAGGGGAGCGGGGGGCAAGCGTGCTCATCTCTATGGTGGAGCAGCCCGCGCAGTGGCAGGCTGCCTTGCAGGAGTTACTGGCGCAGCGCGTAGAGGCGCTGCTGGTGAACGTTCCGCTGGAAGATACGCAGGCAGAAATGCTTCAGGAAATGGCCTCGCCGATCCCGGTTCTTTTTCTCGATGTTTCCCCCTCCGCCCGGGTTAATAGCCTCGTTTTCAATGCCGAACAGGGCGCAGGCCTGGGGGCGGAGCATCTGCTTTCGCTGGGGCACCAGCGAATTGCGCTGCTCGCCGGGCCGGAAAGTTCTGTCTCTGCCCGGGCGCGTCTGGCGGGATGGAAAACCACGCTGGCTGAGGCTGGCGTGGAGGCGTTTGCCGTCGTTCAGGGGGACTGGAGCGCGGCCTCGGGCTATGAGAAAGGGCATCAGCTTTTAGCGGGGGCAGAACTGCCAGAGGCGATCCTCGTCGCTAACGATCAGATGGCGCTCGGCGTGATACGCGCCTGTGCTGAAAAAGGCGTTGCCGTGCCGGGTCAGATCTCGGTTGTCGGATTTGATGATACGGCAGACAGCGCGTGGTTTTCGCCCCCGCTGACCACCGTTCGGCAGGCGTTCCGCGAGGCCGGTGAACGCAGCGTGGAGTGGCTCATGGCGCCTGCCCATCATGAGGAACGCCGGCAAGAACAACTTCCCGTTACCTTGATCGTTCGTCATTCCACCGCGCCGCGCGCCGCACAGCAGGCCGATCGTGAAGATCTGGCGCAACAGCTAAGAACGCTGGCGCTGCTGGCGGAGAAACTGGCGCGCCGCTAA
- a CDS encoding YczE/YyaS/YitT family protein has protein sequence MVRRLVQLYVGLGLYGLSTAMFIRSDLGVDPWDVFHLGIAIQTGMSIGTVIILTGAAVLLLWIPLRQLPGLGTISNVICIGLAADASMALIPELTSLPVRIILLVSGIVVNALATGMYIGAGFGAGPRDGLMTGIHARLGWSIRSVRTAIEVTVLIVGYLLGGAFGVGTVLYALTIGPLIQLCLPWFRQRPRVQNASQPEQVV, from the coding sequence ATGGTACGTCGTCTGGTACAACTTTATGTCGGTTTAGGCCTGTACGGGCTTTCAACCGCGATGTTTATTCGTTCGGACCTGGGTGTCGACCCGTGGGATGTGTTTCATCTTGGCATCGCCATCCAGACCGGAATGAGCATCGGCACGGTGATTATTTTAACCGGCGCCGCGGTGCTGCTGCTGTGGATCCCGCTGCGTCAGCTGCCGGGGCTGGGGACTATCAGTAATGTGATTTGTATCGGTCTGGCGGCAGATGCGTCAATGGCGCTGATCCCGGAACTGACCTCGCTGCCCGTGCGCATTATCCTGCTGGTTTCCGGCATTGTGGTTAACGCCCTTGCCACCGGGATGTATATCGGCGCGGGCTTTGGCGCAGGCCCGCGCGACGGCCTGATGACCGGTATCCACGCCCGGCTGGGCTGGTCGATCCGCAGCGTGCGTACCGCGATCGAGGTGACCGTGTTGATCGTCGGCTACCTCCTCGGAGGAGCGTTTGGCGTTGGAACCGTGCTGTATGCATTAACCATCGGCCCGCTGATCCAGCTCTGTTTGCCGTGGTTTCGCCAGAGGCCGCGCGTGCAAAACGCATCGCAGCCGGAGCAGGTTGTTTAA
- a CDS encoding PLP-dependent aminotransferase family protein, which yields MSSRRFGSQSLVRLLGHWQQASSRTPLWRQLADSLRLLILDGRLALNTRLPGERELAAALDVSRTTISSALAHLREEGYLESRQGSGSRTILPDSRAVPTLSTASAALDLSTAALNAGPEIHQAYTHALTAITPNLALTGYDQLGLPSLREAIAARYTARGLPTRANEVMVVNGAVSGFALILRMMTGPGDRVVVDHPTYPLAIAAIQGALCRPVGVSLPETGWDTDGFAATLAQTAPRLAYLMPDFHNPTGRCMDAATRQTITDIAAQTRTTLVVDETMVDLWFDAPPPPPLAAFNPEAAVITLGSAGKSFWGGLRLGWIRASSRTIATLAQARDTLDLGSPVLEQLATLWLIENSETFLPARRQMLAERRDRCGQMLREHFPEWRFQEAEGGLSYWIELPGMLATQLAARAETTGIIMGTGTRFGLSGAFDRYLRMPFSLNPPELEEALLRIKPLWLALNKSVAPVKRSLV from the coding sequence ATGTCATCACGTCGTTTTGGTAGCCAGTCTCTGGTACGCCTGTTAGGGCACTGGCAACAGGCCTCTTCCCGCACCCCGCTGTGGCGCCAGCTGGCTGATTCGTTACGCCTGTTAATTCTGGATGGCAGGCTGGCGCTAAACACCCGTCTGCCCGGAGAGCGGGAACTGGCCGCCGCACTGGACGTCAGCCGTACCACCATCAGCAGCGCGCTGGCGCATCTGCGGGAAGAGGGTTATCTGGAGAGCCGTCAGGGCAGCGGTTCGCGGACGATCCTGCCCGACAGCCGTGCAGTTCCCACGCTTTCCACTGCCAGCGCGGCGCTGGATCTCTCAACCGCCGCGCTCAACGCGGGGCCAGAGATCCACCAGGCCTACACCCACGCGCTGACGGCCATCACGCCGAATCTGGCATTGACGGGGTACGATCAGCTTGGGCTTCCGTCGCTGCGTGAAGCTATCGCCGCCCGCTACACCGCACGCGGTCTGCCCACCCGGGCAAATGAAGTGATGGTGGTGAACGGTGCCGTCAGCGGCTTCGCCCTGATCTTAAGAATGATGACCGGCCCCGGCGATCGTGTGGTGGTGGATCATCCCACCTACCCGCTGGCGATAGCCGCCATTCAGGGGGCGCTGTGCCGACCCGTGGGCGTCTCGTTGCCTGAAACGGGCTGGGATACCGACGGTTTTGCCGCAACGCTTGCCCAGACCGCCCCGCGTCTGGCCTATCTGATGCCGGATTTTCATAATCCGACGGGGCGCTGCATGGATGCCGCAACGCGCCAGACCATAACCGATATCGCCGCGCAAACCCGCACCACGCTGGTGGTGGATGAAACCATGGTCGATCTCTGGTTCGATGCTCCCCCGCCGCCGCCGCTGGCCGCCTTCAACCCGGAGGCCGCGGTGATTACGCTGGGTTCCGCAGGAAAAAGTTTCTGGGGTGGGCTTCGTCTCGGCTGGATCCGCGCCTCGTCCCGCACTATCGCCACGCTCGCGCAGGCGCGCGACACGCTGGATCTCGGCTCTCCGGTGCTGGAACAGCTGGCCACGCTGTGGCTTATCGAAAACAGTGAAACCTTCCTGCCTGCTCGTCGGCAAATGCTGGCAGAACGGCGCGACCGCTGCGGCCAGATGCTGCGCGAACATTTCCCCGAATGGCGTTTTCAGGAAGCGGAGGGAGGGCTTTCATACTGGATTGAATTGCCCGGCATGCTGGCAACTCAACTGGCGGCACGCGCCGAGACGACAGGTATCATTATGGGCACCGGCACGCGCTTTGGGCTTTCAGGCGCGTTTGACCGCTATCTGCGTATGCCCTTCTCACTCAATCCGCCAGAACTTGAAGAGGCTTTATTGCGAATCAAACCGCTGTGGCTTGCGTTAAATAAAAGTGTAGCGCCAGTAAAACGGAGCCTGGTGTAA
- a CDS encoding MGMT family protein, producing the protein MDEHDTFPQRVWQIVASIPEGCVTTYGEVARLAGSPRAARQVGGVLRRLPEGSTLPWHRVVNRHGAISLTGPDLQRQRQALLSEGVQVSGAGQIDMQKYRWAY; encoded by the coding sequence ATGGACGAACATGACACTTTCCCACAGCGAGTGTGGCAAATCGTGGCCTCAATTCCGGAAGGTTGTGTCACAACCTATGGGGAAGTCGCCCGGCTGGCAGGTTCTCCGCGCGCGGCGCGTCAGGTTGGCGGCGTACTAAGAAGGCTACCGGAGGGAAGTACGTTACCGTGGCACCGGGTCGTCAATCGCCATGGCGCAATTTCCCTCACCGGGCCAGACTTGCAGCGCCAGCGGCAGGCATTACTTTCAGAAGGGGTGCAGGTGTCCGGGGCAGGACAGATTGATATGCAGAAATATCGCTGGGCGTACTGA
- a CDS encoding YbaY family lipoprotein: protein MKLVPMLSGVAIAVALSACAGKSADVPVPTASANGINTLSQQAIQQPNVSGTIWIKQKVALPPDAVLTVTLSDASLADAPSKVLAQRAVRTEGKQAPFSFVLPYNPSDVQPNARILLSAAVTINDKLVFITDTVQEAVNKGGTKIDLTLVPVQQTEVPVATQTNQPTLPTPPTQM from the coding sequence ATGAAACTCGTGCCTATGCTCAGTGGTGTAGCAATTGCGGTAGCGTTGTCCGCCTGTGCTGGTAAGAGTGCCGATGTACCGGTGCCAACAGCAAGCGCAAACGGGATTAACACCCTTTCACAGCAAGCTATTCAGCAGCCAAATGTTTCCGGTACGATCTGGATCAAACAGAAGGTTGCGCTGCCGCCGGATGCGGTTTTAACGGTCACGCTGTCTGATGCTTCCCTGGCGGATGCGCCGTCCAAAGTGCTTGCGCAGCGCGCGGTTCGTACAGAGGGTAAACAGGCGCCGTTCAGCTTTGTGCTGCCGTACAACCCGTCTGACGTGCAGCCTAATGCGCGCATCCTCCTGAGCGCGGCGGTAACGATCAACGATAAGCTGGTCTTTATTACCGATACCGTGCAGGAAGCGGTCAACAAAGGCGGCACCAAAATCGACCTGACCCTGGTACCGGTGCAGCAAACAGAAGTGCCTGTTGCAACGCAGACCAATCAGCCGACTCTGCCGACACCGCCAACACAGATGTAA
- the tesB gene encoding acyl-CoA thioesterase II, with the protein MSQALNNLLTLLNLEKIEEGLFRGQSEDLGLRQVFGGQVVGQALYAAKETVPADRLVHSFHSYFLRPGDSAKPIVYDVEVLRDGQSFSARRVAAIQHGKPIFYMTASFQAPEPGYEHQKMMPPAPSPDDLKSETEIARALAHLLPPQVKEKFLCDKPLEIRPVEFHNPMKGHTAEPKRQVWIRANGTVPEDFRVHQYLLGYASDFNFLPVALQPHGVGFLEKGMQVATIDHSMWFHRPFNMNEWLLYSVESTSASSARGFVRGEFYTQDGVLVASTVQEGVMRNRG; encoded by the coding sequence ATGAGTCAGGCACTGAACAATCTGCTGACATTGCTGAACCTGGAAAAAATAGAAGAAGGGCTTTTTCGCGGACAGAGCGAAGATTTAGGTTTACGCCAGGTTTTTGGCGGCCAGGTCGTGGGGCAAGCGCTGTATGCCGCAAAGGAGACCGTCCCGGCAGACCGTCTGGTGCACTCGTTTCACAGCTACTTTTTACGCCCCGGTGACAGCGCTAAACCGATTGTGTACGACGTGGAAGTTCTGCGTGACGGCCAAAGCTTCAGCGCCCGCCGCGTGGCGGCCATCCAGCATGGCAAACCCATCTTCTACATGACCGCCTCGTTCCAGGCGCCAGAGCCGGGCTATGAACATCAAAAAATGATGCCGCCTGCCCCGTCACCGGACGATCTGAAATCGGAAACCGAGATTGCCCGCGCGCTGGCGCATCTTCTTCCGCCGCAGGTTAAAGAGAAATTTCTCTGCGATAAACCGCTGGAGATCCGCCCCGTCGAGTTCCACAACCCGATGAAAGGCCACACCGCCGAGCCGAAACGCCAGGTGTGGATCCGGGCCAACGGGACCGTACCGGAAGATTTCCGCGTACATCAGTATCTGCTGGGTTATGCCTCAGATTTCAACTTCCTGCCAGTGGCACTACAGCCGCACGGCGTGGGCTTCCTGGAAAAAGGGATGCAGGTGGCAACGATTGATCATTCCATGTGGTTCCACCGCCCGTTCAACATGAATGAGTGGCTGCTTTACAGCGTGGAGAGTACGTCTGCCTCAAGTGCGCGAGGATTTGTGCGCGGAGAGTTTTATACGCAGGATGGCGTGCTGGTGGCGTCTACCGTGCAGGAAGGCGTGATGCGTAATCGCGGATGA